A region of the Vigna unguiculata cultivar IT97K-499-35 chromosome 9, ASM411807v1, whole genome shotgun sequence genome:
ttcatttattttacttatataatCTCATTGCTTCTAAGTATTATCCATTTCGTtcatgattaatttaaatataacatatgCTTTCAATAATAACATGCTCTAGTTGTCGCATCTCCTTTTCCAAATTGTGGTTGAATATACtgtgatttatttattcatattctTCCATTTGGAGAATATAAAATGCTATAGCATTTATCAATCTGTCTAAAGTCAAATCAGTGCTGACAGTTAGAGTGgatcttattttactttatggGTACGGATCTCACTTGTTAATATCTATACACAATATTATAATGTCAAAGCTCAAACACAAAATATGGCATGTGTTTTTGATTAGggtttttttaatcattattcttaagataatgaaattaaatatcaaaatattcttaaaagatTACAATAGTTAagtcattaatatttttctcaaaattaagctttaaaataaataatattgttagaaaaaaattaagagtttAATTCTTATCTTTATATGATGCagttaactaattaaaaaataatatatatatatatatatatatatatatatattaaagttgatacatttaattattcttaaagaactaaaatttttaatttaaatcatattaaaGTTGActacaagttaaaaaaaatagtttttgaaaAACTATATAGAATTCGTGTATTATAGATAGAAAAATAGTAGAGTTGAGAATTTTGACAACATTTACATATTATTTGTATAATCCACAGCCGACAAactcatataataataataataacaataataataataataataaaaataaattaatgtgaATATTTTGTATTCAACTTGCATTATCGCAGACTAAACGAGTTTAGTTCGCACACTACGCACAgtatactttaaaaatattattgaattaaacatattaaattaaaaagttgatgatattttttttttatttggataccattttgtattttattatataatttaatatatttaatatcctttgaatttggattaaattattttattttgattaaatttagattaagttgtaaaatcttaaaacaccacaagaaaatattttattaatttctaattttaggaatataaaataattagttattataataattaatttatatattaatttataagttacaaattattgataattaaaataatttttaaatttgtttctaaattggtcaatataataaattgatttctaataaattgataactaaTATTGTttaccaaaattttaattaccatAAAAATTAACTTCTAAATTTGCTCAATTAGTGAttgatttaaatgtaaatttagaTACTATTTCTTTTTAGCTAAAACATTGATAACTAATATTAGTGGtcaatttaaagatcaatttactatataataattaatttagagatcaatttagaaattattttagttattaatattttttagtttataaattaatatctaaattgatcattatagttatagtgattaataattttttgtcactaataaaatatttttttgagtgAAATGTTTAAACAATATACGTTAATtactttgaaatatatttttcacagGTACGTGGGTTGATGTAACCTGTAAATTTTGAAAGATCTACAAAACTAAAGTTTATTTAAGAAGTGTGTTATAACAATTTCTTTTcagtatatataaatatacgtGTGAAATGTTATGTGAACTGGTTTTTAAGAATTCAAAACAAGGTTTAACGTTATTCCTGAAAGTTTTTTATATCTTATCCTATACTTTATGAAATGGGGTGTAGAAGAGAAACATGGAAGTGGAAAGTGAAAAAAACATAGGCCATGTTAATAATAACTATGCGTTAATGTTTTAAAAGGTAACATAATCCAAACAGAACAGTGAATTTTAGAAACTGACCAATAATTGACATAtgaagaaaatagagaaaaggCAAAGCATTGAtcatattatttgaaaaaagtaaaaactttACAAACTTTTGGACTGCTAATTTGTAAGGACATGATAGTAACCAAATGCAGTTGTCGGTGTTTGTTCTAAGTCATTGTTTTCAGCTAACTATTTTTTTCGTATTCAAGAAAATTGACCTGTCATTATAATTAAACACAAACACTAGTGTGATAATTGTTATCTTTTAGGCAtgttaaagtttataatttttaaactcTTATCCCATTATATTTTTGgaatatatttcttaattgctttttatacattataaatatttaggattaaatatgttttgttccctcaaattttagtgaactttgaaattagtcttttttcaaaattttatactaatttagtctttaatctttataaatgcatagATTTAGttattcttaccaaattttattaagtttatttgatattttaaatgcattttatgataatatttgatttaacattgaagcgaaaatatgtcaaacgacgtaaacaattcaaatattatcatgaaatgcgcttgaaacgttagataaattcaataaattttgattaaaatgattaaattcatatatttttaaagataaaagactaaattggtcaaaaattttgaaaattgactaattctaaatttcactgaaacttgagggactaaaaacatatttaacctaaatatttacatatgtataaataattttgaatattcatttattcaaattatttcatattaaatatgtatcccattttcatattcttttaaaaaatgatcgatttttatttatattttaatgattaaaagaCATAGGAACCAATAGTATCTCTAACTCTACataatttttgaataattttctaGAATATCAAAGGATTTGAGTTCAGGGAAGATAAATTGTTATGTAAGTATGAATGTGTGTTTTACAACTTGATTTTGGGTCATTTTGAGCACTTGAAGAAAATTTGGTCATAAATGGTTTTGGACTGAAATAAAAGAATGATGTATTAGATGCTTAACCTGTATACAGAAATAACAAAGAAACAATGGGAATATAATTAtgaaacttttaaatattagattctcttttaaaaaaaacacttcaCACAAATAAAACAACCTCCGACAGTGCTGACccaaatcattaaaaaaaaaaaatctatttagacATATATTCTATTTTGGTTCTACTCCTTTccaaattattacaaataaacatatttatacaTTGGGCAGATTTCACATTCTATAAGTAGTACACAACAATAGATTTGTACCACAAAGATTTTTCAAGTTTAAATTATTCATGCAAAGAATAATTTCCAATGAGTGTATAagagatagttttttttttcggtATTACTTATTTCTTATAGTTTCAAAATCAATTCAATGAATAGTTGCTTACGAGTTAAATTTATGGTGTTGTATTGGATTGATTTATGGATTTTAtacaaatacttatttttctatataattCGCTCAATAAATCCAAAAATCTTTCATCAAGTCTCAAAATttgttaacaattttttatttggtgatgaaACGAGTTTATATGAAAGGATTCCGCTGAACAAATTTTATTTCGCTCGCCAAAATCACTTcaatgaaaaattcaaaatttcgttatgtatgaaaataaaatagtatgttTTCTGACCACATTTTGCTCCACAAACTTTTATTTCACAGTCcatatttcaaaaagaaaaactgaaaattttgttatttgattagttatagattttaaataactttaatatGTATCAAATTCGAACTAGTAACTAATCCCaacattgaaatattaaaaagagtaaGATAAgcaaaaaatctcaaatatccTTGATCATGAGACATATaattatcactataaataagaaCGAGAATGCCAACCgtagtaattaatattaacataatagaAGTAAGTGAATCGATCAAGTacccaactaaaaataaacattaaaaatagttCAAGAGAACAAAATAAGTCAAgagttttatcaaaataattactATGGTTCAAGAGAAATTAAGAGTCTCTACTCGGACACTACAATGGAAATGTGTTGAATCACAAATAGACAGTAAGCGTCATTATTATGGACGCTTTATTCTGTCCCCACTTATGAAAGGTCAAGCCGATACAATAGACATTACAATCCGAAGAATTTTACTCGGAGAAATAGAGGGAACATGTATGACACGTGTAAAATCAGTGAAAATACCACATGAATATTTTACCATAATAGATATTAAAGAATCAgtacatgaaatttttatgaatggtttaatctatttaatagatgtacatttatatatttaatgttttttcttaatgcttgaattaagataataaatgaGAATCAAGTTTATATGAGTTTAGTTTGGTATtggatgaaaaaatatattaaggcATAACTAATTTATTAAGGTACTAGTGGTAATTGACCTAATTAAAGTTTAGTTTAGTATtggatgaaaaaatatattaaggcATAACTAATTTTCAAATCacttaaatgaaaattttgttatCACACACGAGCACACACACTACTgtgaatgaataaaatattttattctattttataaagttttgaaaaaaaaaaaaaactgtgtatttataatttattttatagtgctcgtttatttgaaaatttatgtttatttactttttttacgtTCATGTATGAATATTACTGTTATATACAGAGAGAATAAAATGAGGGAGATTGGGTTGGACAAGAGAGGttcattatttcattattattgcAGATTTGTTTCGAATTTTATAATAATCTACTACAATTTTCGATTGTGagtttatatatatgtaaagaTACTTaaagagaaaggagaaaaaaaaaattaactttaaagtATATATAGATATGATAGAGTTTGTGAAAATTTGGATAACATGGTTATTGGGTGGAGAGTGTGAGATTCGAGTCTTTTGCAATTAAGTTTTATAAGAACATGATAGAAATCGAACATGATACAGTTGGAGTTTATTAGAACTCCtatatataaatacttaatCAGATTCCTTAGTAAGTGCACACATACCATACGAATCATTAATGTATTAAAGTATTAAGTCTGTTTAgtgaaataaaagtataaataagtGACAGTACAAATTGTTAGTAGAATCAGTGCAGTTCAAATTTCAAGAATAATCCATATCAGAGAAGGGACACAGTTTGTAATCCATAGAGCAGAATTGTTGGTGCTGGAATCCCGTTACTTCCTTTTGAATACTTAATCACTACAACTTCATAGATATTcacattgttttatatattctGTTGGGTTCATGACAGgtatcatattcatattcatattcatattcctATAAGAATAATTCTCATTCTAGACCTCTAAATCCAAATTGGGATCATGAATTTGTTCAGATTTATTAATCAGATCATGCTACTTTGTATTGTGCATTAGCAGAATGttcttgattaaaaaattataaagtaaagTGTTTTATGAAATcatgtaatatttttcattttatcgcatataatattatttaacgATTTCctaatattaacaaatttaacaCTGGAGACTTCATCCGACAACAACTTTGAAGCCTTATCCTCATCAAATAAATGACGTAACATATATGCAGAATCTGTACTGTCATAATCTTATATAATTACATGATAAATTAAGTAATCTTCAATTCTGCAATAAATACTTCACTGATACAGTATTTTGTATTAAATTGGTTCTTaaataaccaaattagaagGGTTTTTGTAATGGTGATCAGAACGTTgtctttatttgttttataaaaagtaTAACGATAcacaactaaattttgataattttattttatatcatgaataacatattttaagtgatattaaaatgtaaaaaaaaaatcaaatttaaaaaaatgctGTCTCACGttattgtcaaaatttaattattaaagaataatttttcttattggAAATCTCAAACAtgaattaataaagaaaaaggtaCGATCAACCAACGGGCATGtttaacaattaaaaagatAGCTAAATATTTGCCTCTAATATTCTTGAAACGATGCACGAATTtattaaaggataaaatgaaATGCTTGTGACGTCTCGCAATTAGAATAGAAATTTTACTTCATTAATACCATTTTatacaaacttttattattGGAGCTTAATCGTAATTATTCCATTTGTACGTGTGGCATGATGTTTCACTGCGTGACCTCACTGGTACTTGGGCCTTTAGCATTCTTACAGGCTTTGGGCCCGTCCATCGTGTTTAACACTAATTAGTAATTAAGTGAGAGAGGTGATGCTTAACATATGTActccaaatttattattaggaaaatgattttttgacgactaaattttgacaattttttcttataatcttaggtgttattttttaagtgattttttatttatcttttttttcatttttaatatttcaaaatcacttgaAAAATAACATCTCACGTTATAggataaagttgtcaaaatttagtagttaaaatattattgttcttattattattacattcgTGTCAGAATCTGGAACCTTAACAGAGCAacgtattttttttcaaatggaaTACTGAAAAGTTGTAAACGTCACAAGATAAATTTGAAGCTGAGTATAGAAGGTGAATCAAAAAGCAAATAAGGTGACCCCTCCTTACACAATAAATTCCATGGATCGTCATGCCACTTATCACTCCAATTGCATGGTATAACATATTGATGACACTGACCTCGGAATCTTAGATCAGTGTGAATAATCTCGTACGGGAATGCTAcaccattttctcattttcatattGTGTCTTCCACATCACTCTTTTCGTTTATTATTGACATGGAAACCTTATAGTTAACCCTTATTATCATTGCTATTCCTAGGAGCTGTAACAGGTAGCTGTCGTTGGTCTTCTGGAAAGTTATCCTTTGCAGGAGATGGTAACATTCTTCGCTGGCATTCTTTAGATTTTCCCCACACAACTAGATATAGCCCAAGAACCACAACTATTGCTCCAATAACACTGATATATATTGTAAggagttaatatatttttgaaaagagaaaaattaagatgcatatatttgtagtaccttCCAAGGTAGAGTTGCTCAGATAGAATGATGCAGGCCAAGGTGGTAATGATGATCATACGAAGAGGATTAAAAGCAGTCACAATAACTGGGCCCATGGATTTTATCACCATGCCTTGTATGTAATACTGAACTCCTGATGTAACTACTCCCTGTAAGAGTTGGCGTGGAAGAACCAACGTTGCAACGTAAGTTATAATCGAAGTATTTGACATCGATTCTAAGAATATGGTTACTCACCGCATAAGCTGGAGCAAAGAGTCGTGTATCCCAACCAATGGCCCATGCATGAGGGTGCTGGCGTTCTGCGATGGCTGCTACAACAGAGCTTTGAAGTGCACCTACGAAGCAAACCCAAGTCGCCAGGGACATCTCTGTCGGGTATTTTCTCAATGTTATTGTCTACATATATTTCACCCAACCATGCATCATTTTTCCATAGGATAACACACATGTAACTTTATTTTACgctaataaaatgaaacatgttATGAACTTACTTGTAATATGTAAAACGCAGAAAAGCCTGCACAACCGATGAGGAGGAAACATGTCCCTAGGATCCAGTGGTTAGTGGTGGGGTTGTTCACATTCTGAGGTTGGGCAGCATGGGTTGTTGAAGATCTCATCACGCTAAGTACAGGGCCTTTGTAAAGGGCCATTAGCAAGGTACCTCCAAAAGTTACTATTGTTCCAATCAATTTGGCTTGACATGCCACTTCCTTCATCTTCATGTGCTCCAACCTATAAAATAAGCTACGTGTGTGATTCTCTGGTTTCCTTAGGTTTTCACAAACATAAAGAATGATGTTCTTCGTCATGCTGCTTTGTGAAACTTGTTTCATGAATCGGATCCCaagaaaacaatatatatatatcgagcATATTTTAAAGTCAACTCGGTTCCGAGGTCATTGatagaaaattaaagaaagaatttagTACACGTACAATCATAAATGTATATCGAATATTAActatttcttttgttaatttaCTTGATTCACTGTGGGTTTCCCAGATTCCTTTATAAATAAGGTGGCTAAAACTTGTAGTGTTGTCTCTCTCACTATAATTCCATACCTTTAATATACTTCATTAATGTTTATCCCTTTTTTAATCATATCCTCCTCCTGACTACACAATaagtataaaaacaaaaacattttaatgcaataaatagttttaatttttcattgatagaataatttttaagtaataaaaatattatcaaatctTTAGAAAACTTgcaaatcttattttttattaaaaaaaatgtcatgatATTGAGgtatttgtttataataattcataaaaaatgattttttaaaaatttttgtgaatttataaaattcatgaaatatttacaaaaagaatttcacaaaaatatgaaaaattacagtaatatcttgttatattttatatagatAATTTCGTTTCACGATTAAATTTGTCATAGCAAGAATCTACTCCTTTTATAAATACGTATTGTTTGGCATCCAtgaatatttcttaaaaaaaagtaaaaaataaaaaaaactttgaaagatgtatatatgcaaaataatttgctttaaaatgtttttttatcagcaaattTGCTTTAAAATGTAAATCTCGACATGTTCGATTAGGTTTTTACCTTATGTTTCATCAATAAATGCTTAACAAACACAACTATTTActtaatccaaaatatccattaaaatatttaaatttaattcataacAGGTTATAATCGGGAAAAGTTTTTCTTTGCTTCCTTGATCAAAAGACTGGAATTCATAGTCTCTCTccaaagtttttcttttttatcttttaaaaaaaaaagttaataagaAAGGACATCACTTCATACCAAGGTTACGTcatataaagtttaaaaaacttttagaaTTCCACTATAAATCTCAATTAACTTagaattgaaaattatatttcagaagacactaattaaaataaaagaaatacacaagtaaacaaatttaatgttctaacattaattattttcataacttaaaaaaaaaaatcgatctcttttcttttcttttctaaatcatatatattCTCACGAATTCTTCGTACTAAAAATTTATCACCTATGCAACTTGAAACAAAACTTTTCTAGTGTCGTGTTTAGATTCTTTGGAGCCATTTTAAGAACAGAAGggaaataaaattctaaaaggtaaaactaataaaaaatgattCCTTTTGTTTTGAATCTTTCGTTTTAAAAGTTCTCTTGAATAAATGCATTATCTGTTTATTTTTCCTTCCATGTCTGTTTCTCCTCTTGAAGAGTTTGTGTAAAGCAATGAGGGGTGAACCTTTCGTGTTTATGGTGATTCTCTCTACCCACGTACCTTAGAATAACAGCCATGACGAAAGTAACAGAGGGTGCTGAGTTCATGACAGCAGAAAGAAAAGAAGCTGACGTAAATTTCATGCCCAAGAGAGCGAAACACTGATCCAGTATTATCCTGCAAGTAACACCATCTCTTCTCAATAACAAACTCAaacttcaatttcattttcatatatatttgtaaGTGTAAAAGATAATGGTTACTCGAAGAAAGCCAGTGCCATAATCTCTGAAAATATACGAACAGTCATCTTCGGCCGAACTTTCCTGCAAAAAGATACTAATTTAGATGAGAAATTATGGAGAAAAAAACTGagttaaaaagtatattaaagcATGAGTGTAGTAGGAAGATATATACCTTTCAAGAAGAAAGGCGAAGGGAGCGAGAGTTATGGAGGCTATGGCGTTACGGTAGACAATGAAGACGTAATGGCTCATTCCCTTCTTTATAGCATCCATGGCGAATATGAACATGCCAGCAGAACCAAATTGAACTGCCACTAACATCAGATACGGTCTTGAATTTCTCAACCACGTACCCATCTTTCTCTTCTTGATAACTCTCTCTTCAACACAATCTGTGTATCACAAAGTGAAGCTGCTTATGCTTGCTTTTTGTTTATCTGCGAAACCAATGCACTCCATCTTAATATTTATACCCAACACCTCAACTTAATTTACTAATGTCTCCATAATCCTAAAAGTTGCTATATATTCTCCATAAATAttcgttttgttttttcttttaaggaaATTTTCATTCAAAGGAAAATCTTAGTTAAGCACAgggtaatatatatttatttatgataaaaaatagttttttaattatatttgaaatggaAGATGCTaagaaaaatacagtaaaacTTCCATTCAAGAACACATTTTACTGTCAAATATggatgaaataataattttaagttttaaaaaatcgaGATGTTGAAATGTGATCGAAAAAATAGCGTTAAGAATCCAGGTATCAATCTAAGTCTCACGTTGGATAGAAATATGAAAAAGTGAagcattaaaaataaagatccataaattcattattttaaagtttttagttaaaaatgatGTCAATGACTTATTAGACTCAAATCTCATTAATATTGCCTCTCTCCGATGAAACTCTTTTTACATATCTAACAAATAGAAATAAGATAGAAGGtagaaaatatgataaattattatttgattagaAAAACACTTTATATGATCCCCTgagagtaaaagaaaaaagcGAGATGAAAGAGTTATGCGGACTAATGATGTATGTTGGCGTATAAGGTCCGCGATTAGGTTCGAATTGGTAGAATTCCACGATCAAAATATCTCtgtctttcttttattataagtaaattACTTTTTCAAGAACAGAGTATATAACTCATATTCAAAACATTTAGGAGGCTAAATCAGAGGAATGAAGACAAAGCAAACTAAAGGTTAAATGCCTAATTAATAAGAATAGAACAAAGAATAGTTTTTCAAGAAGAGTATCTAACTCATTCAAAACATTTAGGAGGCTAAATTAGAGGAATGAAGACGAAGCAAACTAAAGGTTAAATGCCTAATTAATAAGAATAGAACAAAGAATATTTTCTTCTGGATTGGCCTCTACTATCTACAAGTTGTTGTTCATATTTTCTATCCCCATATTTCATGATGAACATTCCAACCTTTAACTAGACATTCATAATCTCAATTTAAGCAttctttttatcaataaatttctTAGTTTAAGCAGAGAGAAGCAAGTTCCTTTCATCGAAGAATTTGGATCTTGCAAAAGCATGAGCATATGattttcttagaaaaatatattaaaaaggtttCAGGGAAATTTGATACAGAAAATTTTAAGTTTCTTAGCACTCTACTTATCTTACAAGtgagaaagggaaagaaaaaaatgtggaaaattctatatttatttGCAATTGGTAGTTTCACGTATGTCATGTTTTTAtcggtaaaaaaaatatattaatagtaaaaGAGTTGGGGTTGCTCTAAACCTTTTACGGATACAAAAAGTTTGTTCAAAAAATGTCAAGATCTAGCATTACATATCaaacaatgttaaaaaaaaaaaatgttatgtt
Encoded here:
- the LOC114164240 gene encoding WAT1-related protein At4g08290-like, which encodes MGTWLRNSRPYLMLVAVQFGSAGMFIFAMDAIKKGMSHYVFIVYRNAIASITLAPFAFLLERKVRPKMTVRIFSEIMALAFFEIILDQCFALLGMKFTSASFLSAVMNSAPSVTFVMAVILRLEHMKMKEVACQAKLIGTIVTFGGTLLMALYKGPVLSVMRSSTTHAAQPQNVNNPTTNHWILGTCFLLIGCAGFSAFYILQTITLRKYPTEMSLATWVCFVGALQSSVVAAIAERQHPHAWAIGWDTRLFAPAYAGVVTSGVQYYIQGMVIKSMGPVIVTAFNPLRMIIITTLACIILSEQLYLGSVIGAIVVVLGLYLVVWGKSKECQRRMLPSPAKDNFPEDQRQLPVTAPRNSNDNKG